The DNA window AACAATAAAATCACGACGCACTTCATAAACTCTAAAAAGATCATCGATTTTTAACTGTAAGCCACTTACTGCACCGTCGCGGTAACGGAAAATCGTAGCGGCATCCTCAAGGTGAATCAACGCCATCCCCGAGTCATATTCGTGCATCCCCGCTCTAAACAAGCCGGTTACCGTTAAACGTTTAATACGTGGCAACATCCCAACCGGTGACACTGCACCCTGTGGGGCAATCAAGGTAACCGAATCACCAACCGACACGCCCAAACTATGCGCCAATTCCAATCCCAAAATAACCCCATAACCCTGCGGTTGAAGATCAGACACCTCGCCTGTGACCATAATCGTTTCAATACTCGACACCTCTGATTCGAGTTCTGGCAATATGCCACGAATCATCACGCCTTTCACCCGCTCACCTTGCGACAACATCCCTTGCTCAATAATATTGGGCGCGGCGCCTAATACCCGCGGATGAAGCTTGCTCATTTCATAAAGACCCGACCAATTAGACAAGTTATGATGATTGTCCGACAGGGTTAAGTGGGCGGTCATGCCTAAGATGCGCTCACGCAATTCATGCTGAAAGCCATTCATAATCGACATCACCGTGATTAACGCCATTACACCCAATGAGATACCAATCATTGACGACATAGAAATAAACGAGATAAAGCCATTTCGACGCTTGGCGCGAATATAACGCAGGCCTAATAGCCATTCAAAAGAAAGTTTAAACATAACGGTCTCTAAGTTTTAGGGGTGTCGTCTGCCGGTGCAGACTTAGACACAAAAATCGGTAAGCCATAGTTTTTATGAATTGCCAACATTCGCAAACCAAACACCACGATCATGGCCAACAAAGCAGCCAATTCCGGGCTATCCAAAAAGCGTAAACCCAACACCAATACACTGGCGCCTAAAAAGGATGCCGTGGCATAAATTTCTTTACGGAAAATCAGTGGCACTTCGCCCACTAACACATCACGGATAATACCACCGACCACACCGGTCATAATACCAAACATAATGACAATCGGATCACTGAAACCCAGCTCAAACGCCTTTTGTGCGCCAATCACGGTAAACACCGCCAAACCCAGCGCATCCAACACCAACAGCAGTTTCATCGGAATATCATAATAACGGTTGTAAACATAAACAATGAGTGTCGATATCACAATCACATAGATATAAATCGTTTGCTGAGTCCAAAATACCGGTACATCTAAAATTAAATCGCGCAAGGTACCGCCGCCTACCGCCGTCACCATCGCCAACACCACCGCACCAAACAAGTCTAATTGTTTACGGCTGGCCGCTAATAAGCCGGTAATCGCAAACACCACGGTACCCAATAAATCCAAAAAATGAATGGCCATTAAAAAATTCATAATGCGAAATGCCAACACTCAATCAACTAAAAGCGCCTATTCTATCGCAAACTAAGCATGATAAATTCCCAAGCGCTAAAATTTTCGGGCTAGAATAATCACTTCTCAATTTACCGATGTAAAAGGCAACCCCGGCATGAGCCAGATTTTATCCCTTATTGACCTTAACGCTATTGAACTAAAAGCCAGTCGCTCCCACTGGGGAGCCTTAAATCCAAGCGAACAAGCCTTAGCGATTGTTCGGCAGGCGCAACAATCAGCAGGCCTGGTGGTACTGGTTTGCAAGGACATGGCGCAAGCCAATGAAATGATGGATTTAACCGGGTTTTTTGCCCCTGATGATTTAACACTTTTGCCGTTTCCAGAATGGGAAACCCTACCCTATGATCGTTTTTCGCCGCATCAAGACATCATATCCGAACGACTCAAAACCCTCTATCAGTTGCCGCAAACCCATAAAGGCTTGTTGATTATTCCCGTAGCCAGCCTGCTACAAAAAATCGCCCCTTCACGCTTTATCCAACAACACACATTGCTACTCAAAACAGGGCAAACCCTCGATAGTGCCGCCTTCGCCAGCCAGCTAGAATCGGCAGGTTACCAACGTGTCAGCCAAGTGATGGAACACGGTGAATTTGCTATTCGTGGTGCATTAATTGACTTGTTTCCAATGGGCAGCCGCCAACCCATACGCATTGATTTGTTTGATGACGAAATTGATACGTTGCGATTATTTGACGTGGACAGCCAGCGAACCAATGGTCAGATCGAGCAGGTAGAGCTGCTGCCGGCCAAAGAATATGATTTCACTGAAACCGGTATTAGCCAATTCCGCCAAGCGTTTCGTGATTTTTTTGACGGCCAACACCGTAACAGTGCGCTTTACAAGCAAGTCAGTGACGCTGAAAACGTCGGTGGGCTAGAATACTATTTACCCCTGTTTCATGCTGAAACCGCCACCTTGTTTGATTATCTTCCGACTGACACGCTATTTTTTGACCAGGGTGAATTGGATGAAGCGATTGAACACAACTGGCATGACTTTAACGAACGTTACGAAATTGGACGCCATAACCCTGATTATCCGCTACTCCCCCCTAACCAGCTTATCCTGAGTGCGCCGGAATGCTTGGGCAAACTCAAAAACTTTCATCGTATTAGCCTGCATAGCAACGGTGACGGCAAACGCTTTAATGCACGATTTAACACCCTAACCCTGCCAGATTTACGGGTTGATCACCAGAGTGATTATCCGATGGCAAAACTTAATGCGTTTTTAGATCGCTATCAGGGGCAGATCGCCTTTTGTGCCGAAAGCTTAGGCCGACGCGAGACACTTTTAAACCTGCTTAACAAACAGGGCATCCACCCTAAGGTATTTGACAGTTGGATTGACCTAGCTCAACAACGTGAAACCTGCAGCAAAACGCAACCAGGCCTGGTTGTCGGCCCGCTACAAGATTCGATTCACAGCCAAGACTTTACGTTGATTGCCGAAGCCGCACTGCTCGGTCAAACGGTGGTGCAAAAACGCCGACGCCGAACCAAACACCATGAGTTTGATCAAGCCATTAGCAACCTAGTCGAATTAGAAATCGGCAGCCCGATTGTCCATATTGACCATGGCGTTGGACGCTACCTAGGCTTGGAAAAGTTAGCGCTACAAGGCGATGAACGTGAGTTTTTAATGATAGCCTATGCCGGAAATGACAAACTCTATGTCCCGGTCACCTCGCTCCACCTTATTAGCCGTTATACCGGTGCCAGCCCAGAAAGCGCCCCCCTGCATAAACTCGGCACGGATAAATGGGACAAAGCCAAACGCAAGGCCGCCGAAAAAGTCCGTGATGTAGCGGCTGAATTGCTGGATATTTATGCCCAACGCGAAGCTAAACAAGGTTATAGCTATCAACTTGCTGACGACGCCTATGCCCAATTTTGTGCCGGTTTTCCGTTTGAGGAAACCGACGATCAAATTCAAACCATCGCCGCCGTTGTCGCCGATATGCAATCGAAAAAACCGATGGATCGATTGGTATGCGGTGATGTCGGATTCGGCAAAACCGAAGTAGCGATGCGCGCGGCCTTTGTCGCGGCCTATGATGGCAAACAGGTAGGCATCCTCGTGCCTACCACCCTGCTCGCCCAACAACATTTTGAAAACTTTAAAGACCGCTTTGCCGACTGGCCGATGCGCATCGAAGTCTTATCACGTTTCCAAACCGCCAAACAACAAACACAGGTACTCGCCGATTTAGCCGAAAACAAGGTGGATATTATTATCGGCACCCATAAGCTGATTCAAAAAGACGTGCAATTTAGCAATCTAGGCTTGTTGATTATCGATGAAGAACACCGGTTTGGCGTCAGACAAAAAGAACAACTAAAAAAACTGCGCGCGCAGGTTGATGTACTCACCATGACCGCCACGCCGATACCGCGTACCTTAAACATGGCGATGAATGATATTCGAGATTTATCCATCATTGCCACCCCACCGGCCAAACGCCTATCGGTTCAAACCTTTGTGCAACCCTGGCAACAAGATACCGTACGCGAGGCCTGTTTACGTGAACTGCGTCGTGGCGGACAGGTTTATTTGCTATTTAATCAGGTCGATAAAATCGAACACATGGCTGAGGAAATTCAAGCGCTGATCCCCGAGGCGCGCGTGGGCGTGGCGCATGGCCAAATGCATGAACGCGAACTCGAAAAAATCATGCAAGACTTCTATCATCGCCGATTCAATATTCTGGTCTGTACCACGATTATCGAAACTGGGATTGATGTACCCACCGCCAACACGATTATCATTCACCGCGCCGACAAGTTTGGTTTAGCCCAGCTGCATCAACTGCGTGGTCGCGTTGGGCGCTCCCATCACAAAGCCTATGCCTATATGCTCACGGGTGATAAAGCCAGTATTACCGATGACGCGCAAAAACGCCTAACCGCGATTGCTAAACACGATACGCTGGGAGCGGGTTTTATGCTCGCCAGCCATGACCTTGAAATACGGGGCGCGGGTGAGCTTTTA is part of the Thiomicrospira microaerophila genome and encodes:
- a CDS encoding lipoprotein-releasing ABC transporter permease subunit, whose translation is MFKLSFEWLLGLRYIRAKRRNGFISFISMSSMIGISLGVMALITVMSIMNGFQHELRERILGMTAHLTLSDNHHNLSNWSGLYEMSKLHPRVLGAAPNIIEQGMLSQGERVKGVMIRGILPELESEVSSIETIMVTGEVSDLQPQGYGVILGLELAHSLGVSVGDSVTLIAPQGAVSPVGMLPRIKRLTVTGLFRAGMHEYDSGMALIHLEDAATIFRYRDGAVSGLQLKIDDLFRVYEVRRDFIVSFNDQFLIRDWTQQHANFFKAIQMEKRMMFIVLALIIMVAAFNIVSTMVMVVTDKQKDIAVLRTLGASPFSIQKIFIIQGLVIGIIGAYLGVVGGVVLSLNIDVIIPFIEQLFGFQFFPADVYYISEVPSKLEWSDVWAVAGLAFVLTLLATLYPAWRASRIQPAEALRYE
- a CDS encoding trimeric intracellular cation channel family protein, whose amino-acid sequence is MNFLMAIHFLDLLGTVVFAITGLLAASRKQLDLFGAVVLAMVTAVGGGTLRDLILDVPVFWTQQTIYIYVIVISTLIVYVYNRYYDIPMKLLLVLDALGLAVFTVIGAQKAFELGFSDPIVIMFGIMTGVVGGIIRDVLVGEVPLIFRKEIYATASFLGASVLVLGLRFLDSPELAALLAMIVVFGLRMLAIHKNYGLPIFVSKSAPADDTPKT
- the mfd gene encoding transcription-repair coupling factor; translated protein: MSQILSLIDLNAIELKASRSHWGALNPSEQALAIVRQAQQSAGLVVLVCKDMAQANEMMDLTGFFAPDDLTLLPFPEWETLPYDRFSPHQDIISERLKTLYQLPQTHKGLLIIPVASLLQKIAPSRFIQQHTLLLKTGQTLDSAAFASQLESAGYQRVSQVMEHGEFAIRGALIDLFPMGSRQPIRIDLFDDEIDTLRLFDVDSQRTNGQIEQVELLPAKEYDFTETGISQFRQAFRDFFDGQHRNSALYKQVSDAENVGGLEYYLPLFHAETATLFDYLPTDTLFFDQGELDEAIEHNWHDFNERYEIGRHNPDYPLLPPNQLILSAPECLGKLKNFHRISLHSNGDGKRFNARFNTLTLPDLRVDHQSDYPMAKLNAFLDRYQGQIAFCAESLGRRETLLNLLNKQGIHPKVFDSWIDLAQQRETCSKTQPGLVVGPLQDSIHSQDFTLIAEAALLGQTVVQKRRRRTKHHEFDQAISNLVELEIGSPIVHIDHGVGRYLGLEKLALQGDEREFLMIAYAGNDKLYVPVTSLHLISRYTGASPESAPLHKLGTDKWDKAKRKAAEKVRDVAAELLDIYAQREAKQGYSYQLADDAYAQFCAGFPFEETDDQIQTIAAVVADMQSKKPMDRLVCGDVGFGKTEVAMRAAFVAAYDGKQVGILVPTTLLAQQHFENFKDRFADWPMRIEVLSRFQTAKQQTQVLADLAENKVDIIIGTHKLIQKDVQFSNLGLLIIDEEHRFGVRQKEQLKKLRAQVDVLTMTATPIPRTLNMAMNDIRDLSIIATPPAKRLSVQTFVQPWQQDTVREACLRELRRGGQVYLLFNQVDKIEHMAEEIQALIPEARVGVAHGQMHERELEKIMQDFYHRRFNILVCTTIIETGIDVPTANTIIIHRADKFGLAQLHQLRGRVGRSHHKAYAYMLTGDKASITDDAQKRLTAIAKHDTLGAGFMLASHDLEIRGAGELLGEGQSGQIQEIGFGLYSELLDRAVRALRSGKQPELNTDLTASCEVDLGFAALIPEIYLPDIHSRLVFYKRIASAQDENQLHELEVEMIDRFGLLPDQVKNLFAVTRVKLMAEPIGVKKLDAGEQEIRIQFNARPNIDPVKLIGLIQTHPKRYQLKGQTELKVFDTMPDMNTRITTLEFVLNSLTTNKTS